acacacacctcacaggtacacacacaacacactgccacctcacaggtacacacacctcacaggtacacacacaacacacaacacactgccacctcacaggtacacacacctcacaggtacacacacaacacacaacacactgccacctcacaggtacacacacctcacaggtacacacacaacacactgccacctcacaggtacacacacctcacaggtacacacacaacacactgccacctcacaggtacacacacctcacacaacacactgccacctcacaggtacacacacaacacactgccacctcacaggtacacacacacaacacactgccacctcacaggtacacacacctcacaggtacacacacctcacaggtacacacacctcacaggtacacacacctcacaggtacacacactgccacctcacaggtacacacacctcacaggtacacacacctcacaggtacacacacaacacacaacacactgccacctcacaggtacacacacctcacaggtacacacacaacacactgccacctcacaggtacacacacaacacacagccacctcacaggtacacacacacaacacactgccacctcacaggtacacacacaacacactgccacctcacaggtacacacacctcacacaacacactgccacctcacaggtacacacacctcacaggtacacacacaacacactgccacctcacaggtacacacacaacacacagccacctcacaggtacacacacacaacacactgccacctcacaggtacacacacaacacactgccacctcacaggtacacacacctcacacaacacactgccacctcacaggtacacacacaacacacaacacactgccacctcacaggtacacacacatcacaggtacacacacaacacactgccacctcacaggtacacacacaacacactgccacctcacaggtacacacacctcacaggtacacacacaacacacaacacactgccacctcacaggtacacacacaacacacagccacctcacaggtacacacacaacacactgccacctcacaggtacacacacaacacactgccacctcacaggtacacacacaacacactgccacctcacaggtacacacacctcacacaacacactgccacctcacaggtacacacacctcacaggtacacacacaacacacagccacctcacaggtacacacacctcacaggtacacacacaacacactgccacctcacaggtacacacacaacacactgccacctcacaggtacacacacctcacaggtacacacacaacacactgccacctcacaggtacacacacacaacacactgccacctcacaggtacacacacctcacaggtacacacacaacacactgccacctcacaggtacacacacacaacacactgccacctcacaggtacacaaacaacacactgccacctcacaggtacacacacctcacaggtacacacacctcacacaacacactgccacctcacaggtacacacaccgtAAACAACACGCTGGGACACTAAATGGTTTTAGTTTCACCGTTTCACTTGTTTGTGTAATTCGCTTCACTTCCATCAGCATGAAGGAAAAGTCACATGTGAAACTTGACGCTGTGCTTCAGATTCAGAAGAAAACGGGCTCCTGAAGGAGGCCAAGGAGCTGGGCAAGGTGATGGACCTGAACATCGTCAGGCTGAAGTTCACCGCCTACCTGCAGGACAGCAACGGAGGCTTCACCAGAGGCCTGAAGCCTGTGGTTTCCAACCCCATCTACGACAGCAGTGAgtccctgacctctgaccctgagggTTGGCGCTTCAGGAGGCCGCCCTCTCCTTTCAGGGACGATTCTAACGAGTCTTTATGCGCAGAGTCGCCCAACGCTTCCAACCTGAAGATCTCCCGGATGGATAAGACGTGCGGCACGGTGCTCGGAGGAGACGAGATCTTCCTGCTGTGTGACAAGGTCCAGAAAGGTGAGCAGAGTCGTGCCGATGGACGCGGTGATCGCCGGTTAGTGGTCGTTGGTCGCTGTCGACCTCATCGTGACTCTCTGCTGCACCTCTCAGACGACATCGAGATCCGCTTCtacgaggaggacgacgagggaGGCTGGGAGGCCTTCGGCGACTTCTCCCCTACTGACGTTCACAAACAggtacagagtgtgtgtgtgtgtgtgtgtgtgtgtgtgtgtgtgtgtgtgtgtgtgtgaggacactcattcacacacaggaAAGCTTCAAATTGATTAAACAATCTTGAAAAGGGAAAATTAGGACACTAATCGTGTCAGCGTATTGTTGCTGAACCAGGCCTGTGTCCTCCCTCCGTGTCCTCCCCCCGTGTCCTCCCCCCGTGTCCTCCCTCCGTGTCCTCAGTACGCAATCGTGTTCAAAACGCCGCCATACCACAGCGCGGAGATCGAGAGGCCCGTCACCGTCTTCCTGCAGCTGAAGCGGAAAAAGGCCGGCGACAGCAGCGACCCCAAACAGTTCACCTACACCCCCCAGGTCCAAGGTCAGTCCGCCTCCACCCCCCAGGTCCATGTTCAGTCTGCCTCCACCCCCCAGGTCCAGGGTCGCTCTCAACGCATCGCTCTCGTCTAACCTCTTtcagacaaagaggaggtgctgaggaagaagcagaagccACTGCCTCACTATGAaccctggagaggaggaggaagggggggaggagctggggggttcggaggaggagctggaggaggaggtagagcttCCTTTGAAACAAGGAACCATTGAAAACGCTTCCTTCAGTCCACAGCGTTTCCACACCTGCTGCATCGGAAGTTCACTGTGGACGTTTGCTTCCCTTCTGCAGGCTTCCAGTTTAACCAGCAGATGAATGGAGGAGTATTTTTCACCGAAGGCTTCGCGGGCTTCGGGGGAGGGGCTCAGATGTCGGGGTCCCACCCTCAGACCGGCGTTACCCAGCAACACAGCGGCTCGCCggcccagcagcagctgctccagctcggTGAGCGCCGATGTCCCGATGGAGACTCTCTGCAGGGGAGGAAAGTCTGATTACTGCTTTGTCTGCTTGTAGCCGCTGCGCTCCACAGCCGGGCGTCTCAGGGCGCCAGACGGACGGCTGCGGCCCTGCTGCAGTACTGCAGCACCGGGGACGCCCGCGTCCTCCTGGCCATCCAGAGGCACCTCTGTGGCGTCCAGGACGGCAACGGAGACACGTAAGATCTCTAATTATTTCACCTTGGTGTCGCGATGACGGAGAGACGCGCGTCTAAAGCTCCGTTCTCCCACAGGCCTTTGCACCTGGCCGTCATCCATCAGCAGACAGGTGTGATCCAGCAACTGATCCACACTCTGCtcagcagccagcagcagaaCATCCTCAACACGGCCAACCACCTCCAGCAGGTAGCATTATGCTAACCCAGCTAACGAGTAGAACCGCCCGTCTCACCTGCCCACTAACTCCACCCCTTGTGGTGTTTGCAGACTCCTCTCCACCTGGCGGTGATTACCCGGCAGGTGAAGGTGTTGGAGGTGCTGCTAAGGGCGGGTGCCGACCCCAGCCTGCTGGACAAAGATGGTCGCAATCCGCTCCATCTGGCAGCGCTGGCCGGAGACACCGCCTCgctccgcctcctgctggcTCACCTGGGAGAACGCCACGCCCACCTGGTCAACACCGCCGACTATCACGGTTAGAGAGCAATCAGGTGATCAGGTGATAACAGCTGTGAAATATTCATTACTTATTGATCCCTCTGACCTTTCTCGTCCCAGgtctccatcctctccacctTTCTGTGAGGAGGGACGGCGAGCGCTGCCTCCGCCTCCTGGTTGAGGGCGGAGCCAAGATAAACGCACCTGAGCAAAAAAGTGGAAACACCGCCCTCCACCTGGCCGTGAGGGAAAACCTGTTCAAGGTGGCCTGTACTCTCATCACAGAGGtacgactcacacacacacctgtaaactacggtggccctgaagggcaaaacacaacgacattaactccttacggaaaggggagggccttatagcagatagcagaggacggacccttctgattggacagacggactgtcaatcttttaaccctcttaatccgaactctttcgccggcgacggaaagtgacatgaaGGATTCAAAGTACCGTGAGTCTAGATATCTACatattctgtcaatcaataTTGTTTTACTGGTGTTCTGTTGTTAAATTACATtgaggtgttgtaaataaaagggaGCAGGGTACAGCGGACACTTCGACCGGCGGACGCCGCGGACGCTATGGccgagccctgtatcatttcctgtccgtctgtccaatcagaagggccTCTGCTGTAGGGCCCTCCCCTTTCCGTAGGGAGtaaatgtcgttgtgttttgcacacacacatacgtgtgcGCCCCCGGGGACGTTGTAGTGATTCGCGCTGCGCTTTGTGCAGTTAAAGGCGGATGTTAACACCACCACGTTTGGGGGAAACACGCCGCTCCACCTGGCGGCCGGTCTGGGCTCACCGACGCTCTGCTCCATGCTCATCGCTGCCGGTGAGAAACATAAAGTACTAAAACACTGATACCACAGAGAAAGTACATTGGTATAACCAAGTATTCAAACTAATCCATTGACATCATTAACATGAATACACACATAGTATTATTATCATAATTATCTTTTTTCAGGCGCTGATAAAAACGTGGAGAACGACGAGCcgctcttcttcacctcctcttcaGACGAGGAGCAGGACGAAGACGAACCAATCAGAGAGCGGGAGGCCTGCTCTCAGCCAATCAACCCCCGCAAGAGACCCGCAGGAGGACACACCCCCTTGCACCTCACCAGGTGTCAGAAGGTACTTCCTTTCAAAGTAAATGCACAGAACGCATTCACACAAAGACGTTTAcctcactgtctcctttcctctccccttgTTTCCTTGTCCCGTCctctccccacctcccctccctcaggTGAGGATCCTGTTGAACCCTGGACTGAGTCCTAAGTCCAGTCTTCACAGCAGTAAGAAGATGAAGTCAAGCAGCAGTGAAGGTTCGTTACTCAGAAACTTCAATCTGAACCAATGAAATGAGCCCCCTTCGGTGACATCATCATGTCACGGGTTTTAGGGGGAGCGGGGTCGAGGGTGGACGAGGACACGCTGTCCCGCCTGGTGGAGGTGCTGAGTGTGGGAGACGTCCCCTGGAGGAAACTAGCAGAGAAGCTGGGGATGATGACGTTGACTCACCTTTACCTGGACAGCCCGACACCctgccaccagctgctgcagcactaCCAGGTAGCCTGGACCCGCCTCTAATGTCTCACCGCTCACCCGCCTCTAATGTCTCACCCGTCCCTGATGTCTCAACTGTCTCTGATGTGTCCAGCTGGGTGGAGGTCCAGTAGAAGGTCTGGTTGAAGCTTTGCAGTCTCTCGGTCTGACAGAAGGAGTCAGGCTGCTGAGAAGCAGCGAGCTACGAGACGACAAACACAGCACAGgtagctccgccccctctcGACCCACCTGAACCCTGCAGATGTAGAACCGAGTGAATGAGATCCTGTGTGAAACTTCAGCAGTTTGTCGTGTTGGTTAAGTGACAAATAAAAGTCTTTATTTTCTGTCCAATCAGACGCAACGGTCGACAGCGGCTTCGGCAGCCAGCCAatagacgaagaggaggagccgcCTGTGGCCAATCAGTGACGAGCTGGAAATAAAATCCCATCTCGAGCAGCACTCTCATCTCCCCCTGCCAGGACTGAGACGCTAAAGGGGACCTGTTTGGGGGCCCGGGAGTCTAAGGGGGACCGGGACAGGGGATGGGGATTGGGACTCTAAGAGTCCTGGTCCCCTTTAGACTCTGAGGGGACCAGGACTCTAAGGGGACCAGGCCTCTGAGGGGACCAGGACTCTAAGGGGACCAGGCCTCTGAGGGGACTAGGACTCTAAGGGGACAAGGACTCTAAGGGGACCAGGCCTCTAAGGGGACCAGGCCTCTGAGGGGACTAGGACTCTAAGGGGACCAGGCCTCTGAGGGGACTAGGACTCTAAGGGGACAAGGACTCTAAGGGGACCAGGCCTCTAAGGGGACCAGGACTCTAAGGGGACCAGGACTCTAAGGGGAGGACGATGAACTCGGAGATTGCAAACGTCACGGAACATTTTACCgttttctaaaaaaataagattatattattgatcattttaaatgttttagtgGCAACAGACAACTTGTcagtttctttgttctttgtaaTTTTTCGTATTAacttatattttgtttttcctgcttctgttttaattaaataaagtgTGCTGAGTTTGTCCTTTGCTTCACTTTGAGTAGCCTAAATTCCAATTCACTTGTCTGAAATTGAAGGCAGCGCGGCTGTCAGCTTCTTCTCTCATGAAACAAATACTATTTCATGTTTTGGtagaacaacaataaacaactgtggattttaactttttttaactaACTAACTTTTAACTGTGGATAAATGTTTCCGTccaaatcaatttaaaaaaagacatgaacaTTGTTTGTACTTTTGTCTTTCTACctgaaatttaaattaaataaacaattagTAAGTAAGTTAGGGTGAGTTGAAATGCTACTTCAATGTTACTTCAAAGTCAACCTTTTtctcaaaaaaatgtaataataaagcCGTTAAATAATATTTGTTAAATAGTCTAAAGTATTGAGGTACATTTtactatttaatt
This portion of the Gasterosteus aculeatus chromosome 6, fGasAcu3.hap1.1, whole genome shotgun sequence genome encodes:
- the nfkb2 gene encoding nuclear factor NF-kappa-B p100 subunit isoform X1, with amino-acid sequence MAGALRMSEAQYNVYDNDLQMNLMQYDYIPPVDIKTEPYIPETAHGPYIQIIEEPKQRGFRFRYECEGPSHGGLPGASSEKNRRTYPTVKINNYVGHARVEVQLVSHTDPPSVHAHSLVGRHCTENGTCTLDIGPNDLAASFSNLGILHVTKKGVVEVLSRRLRDERKRLKGPHCHLTDSEENGLLKEAKELGKVMDLNIVRLKFTAYLQDSNGGFTRGLKPVVSNPIYDSKSPNASNLKISRMDKTCGTVLGGDEIFLLCDKVQKDDIEIRFYEEDDEGGWEAFGDFSPTDVHKQYAIVFKTPPYHSAEIERPVTVFLQLKRKKAGDSSDPKQFTYTPQVQDKEEVLRKKQKPLPHYEPWRGGGRGGGAGGFGGGAGGGGFQFNQQMNGGVFFTEGFAGFGGGAQMSGSHPQTGVTQQHSGSPAQQQLLQLAAALHSRASQGARRTAAALLQYCSTGDARVLLAIQRHLCGVQDGNGDTPLHLAVIHQQTGVIQQLIHTLLSSQQQNILNTANHLQQTPLHLAVITRQVKVLEVLLRAGADPSLLDKDGRNPLHLAALAGDTASLRLLLAHLGERHAHLVNTADYHGLHPLHLSVRRDGERCLRLLVEGGAKINAPEQKSGNTALHLAVRENLFKVACTLITELKADVNTTTFGGNTPLHLAAGLGSPTLCSMLIAAGADKNVENDEPLFFTSSSDEEQDEDEPIREREACSQPINPRKRPAGGHTPLHLTRCQKVRILLNPGLSPKSSLHSSKKMKSSSSEGGAGSRVDEDTLSRLVEVLSVGDVPWRKLAEKLGMMTLTHLYLDSPTPCHQLLQHYQLGGGPVEGLVEALQSLGLTEGVRLLRSSELRDDKHSTDATVDSGFGSQPIDEEEEPPVANQ
- the nfkb2 gene encoding nuclear factor NF-kappa-B p100 subunit isoform X2, which gives rise to MAGALRMSEAQYNVYDNDMNLMQYDYIPPVDIKTEPYIPETAHGPYIQIIEEPKQRGFRFRYECEGPSHGGLPGASSEKNRRTYPTVKINNYVGHARVEVQLVSHTDPPSVHAHSLVGRHCTENGTCTLDIGPNDLAASFSNLGILHVTKKGVVEVLSRRLRDERKRLKGPHCHLTDSEENGLLKEAKELGKVMDLNIVRLKFTAYLQDSNGGFTRGLKPVVSNPIYDSKSPNASNLKISRMDKTCGTVLGGDEIFLLCDKVQKDDIEIRFYEEDDEGGWEAFGDFSPTDVHKQYAIVFKTPPYHSAEIERPVTVFLQLKRKKAGDSSDPKQFTYTPQVQDKEEVLRKKQKPLPHYEPWRGGGRGGGAGGFGGGAGGGGFQFNQQMNGGVFFTEGFAGFGGGAQMSGSHPQTGVTQQHSGSPAQQQLLQLAAALHSRASQGARRTAAALLQYCSTGDARVLLAIQRHLCGVQDGNGDTPLHLAVIHQQTGVIQQLIHTLLSSQQQNILNTANHLQQTPLHLAVITRQVKVLEVLLRAGADPSLLDKDGRNPLHLAALAGDTASLRLLLAHLGERHAHLVNTADYHGLHPLHLSVRRDGERCLRLLVEGGAKINAPEQKSGNTALHLAVRENLFKVACTLITELKADVNTTTFGGNTPLHLAAGLGSPTLCSMLIAAGADKNVENDEPLFFTSSSDEEQDEDEPIREREACSQPINPRKRPAGGHTPLHLTRCQKVRILLNPGLSPKSSLHSSKKMKSSSSEGGAGSRVDEDTLSRLVEVLSVGDVPWRKLAEKLGMMTLTHLYLDSPTPCHQLLQHYQLGGGPVEGLVEALQSLGLTEGVRLLRSSELRDDKHSTDATVDSGFGSQPIDEEEEPPVANQ